The genomic segment tatgcgagagcaggccagataagcttctatcgacgctctccgctgtactctacgttttgcttgtgagcatatgcgaattcaaatgtgatttgcattttcgcaatgtttacaaattaatttctttatttcttatatattttattttcggtttgcgactggccaccacagtacaaattctgccgtggatacatgcactataagcggagttgtgaactttttgtttacaaatttacaatcgaatatgcaaatgtattagcattgttgtaaatccgtgagggttttccggacaaaaaattcgaataaaaaaaaggcgactagcaactagcggcctagctggggaatttccactcgaaggcaaagaaaagaagatgagaagaactgcagtcgcacgaaaaagttttattgcgctggcgcagccagcagttccaaAGGTTAATCGGCTACTACCTTTACACAAGCAGCGTCCGAATTGCCTCGCTATGAAAGCTATACGTTTCGGCTATTCAGCTCGGCTGAGTGCAAGcgataagctttttgtttCACATTGGTTACGTTGtagttctatttttttcttcatgtaaattcattttaacaATAATATCAATCGCTAATCTAGTGCTCCAACATTTCGGCCCCGTTGAAGGCCTCCGGCGCTTTAACCTCCTCGTTAGGAGCGATGTTTATCGGCAGCAATGCCAACTTCTGGATGGCGCGCTTGATGACGCCTCCTGACGTCTGGATGTGTGCTACACGCACTTTACCGTCCGCGCCGACTGTTGTTGCCACCACGCGCCCTGTGAGCCACCGTTGTGGGGGCGAGTTGTCCTCGTGTACGAGCACCAAGCGTCCGACCTCCAAATCGCTGCATCCGGTGCTCCACCTATTGCGCTGCTGCAGGCTGACGAGGTAGTCCTTGGACCAACCGTCCCAAAACTGCTGCTTGAGAGCGGACAGCATTCGCCACCGCCTCAAGTACTCGCATCCGCCCTTGCTGGAGGTTACGCCTGTGTCGGACTCTTGCGGCAGCGAAAGAAGAGCCTGACCGATCAGCAGGTGTCCTGGTGTCAGCGCCTCTCCATCGTTGGGATCGTTGCCAGGCGATGCGATTGGTCGAGAATTGAGCAGCGCCTCTACCTCGACCAGGTGGGTGCTCAACTCGTCGGCCGTTAGCTTGGCGTTGCCGACCCCTCTCAGCAATCGATGTTTGGCGAACTTGACGGCTGCCTCCCACAGTCCTCCGAAGTGTGGTGACCTCGGCGGTATGAAATACCACTCGACGCCTCTCTGAGCCGCGTACCCTCTCAGCTGATCCTCGCTGTGGTGAAACGCTGCGTTCAGCTCCTGCAGCACGTTGCTCGCTCCTACGAAATTCGTGGCGGGTAAATTACCCATTATCTGGTCCATTAGCACTGTTTTGTACCTAAAACAGTGTACGCAGCTAAGGAC from the Drosophila kikkawai strain 14028-0561.14 unplaced genomic scaffold, DkikHiC1v2 scaffold_81, whole genome shotgun sequence genome contains:
- the LOC121501848 gene encoding uncharacterized protein, which encodes MDQIMGNLPATNFVGASNVLQELNAAFHHSEDQLRGYAAQRGVEWYFIPPRSPHFGGLWEAAVKFAKHRLLRGVGNAKLTADELSTHLVEVEALLNSRPIASPGNDPNDGEALTPGHLLIGQALLSLPQESDTGVTSSKGGCEYLRRWRMLSALKQQFWDGWSKDYLVSLQQRNRWSTGCSDLEVGRLVLVHEDNSPPQRWLTGRVVATTVGADGKVRVAHIQTSGGVIKRAIQKLALLPINIAPNEEVKAPEAFNGAEMLEH